In uncultured Bacteroides sp., one genomic interval encodes:
- a CDS encoding mannose-1-phosphate guanylyltransferase yields the protein MTNSNNYCVIMGGGIGSRFWPFSRKSLPKQFLDFFGTGRSLLQQTYDRFSKIIPAENIFIVTNDLYSSLVKEQLPQLSQDQILLEPTRRNTAPCIAWASYHIQAINPNANIIVAPSDHLILKEGEFLEAIEKGLKFAANSNNLLTLGIKPNRPETGYGYIQIDEQKDGDFHKVKTFTEKPELELAKVFLESGEFYWNSGLFIWNVNSILKAFNELLPELVAKLSVGNNIYATENEKAFIDENFPACPNISIDFGIMEKADNVYVLMGDFGWSDLGTWGSLYDLSSKDENNNVSLKCETLMYNCKNNIVVLPEGKLAVLQNMEDYLIAESDNVLLICKKDEEHAIRKFVNDAQIKMGEDYI from the coding sequence ATGACAAACAGCAATAATTATTGTGTAATCATGGGTGGAGGTATAGGAAGTCGTTTCTGGCCTTTCAGTCGTAAAAGTCTCCCCAAACAATTTCTTGATTTTTTTGGAACAGGACGTTCTCTACTACAACAAACTTATGATCGTTTCAGCAAAATTATACCTGCAGAAAACATATTTATTGTAACCAATGATTTATACTCTTCGTTGGTTAAGGAACAACTACCACAGTTATCACAAGATCAAATCTTATTAGAGCCAACTCGCAGAAACACAGCGCCTTGCATTGCATGGGCGTCATATCATATTCAGGCTATAAATCCAAATGCGAATATAATAGTAGCTCCATCCGACCATCTGATTTTAAAAGAAGGTGAATTCCTGGAAGCTATAGAAAAAGGCTTGAAATTTGCAGCCAATTCTAACAACCTGCTTACATTGGGTATCAAACCTAACAGACCAGAAACTGGTTATGGCTACATTCAGATTGACGAGCAAAAAGACGGTGATTTTCATAAAGTAAAAACATTTACAGAAAAGCCTGAATTAGAGCTCGCTAAGGTTTTTTTGGAAAGCGGTGAATTCTACTGGAACTCGGGTCTATTTATCTGGAATGTAAATTCTATATTAAAAGCGTTCAATGAACTCTTACCCGAATTAGTAGCCAAACTATCAGTCGGCAATAACATTTATGCAACCGAGAATGAGAAAGCATTTATTGATGAAAATTTCCCGGCATGCCCTAATATCTCAATAGACTTTGGAATAATGGAGAAAGCAGACAATGTTTATGTTTTAATGGGTGATTTTGGATGGTCAGATCTTGGAACATGGGGATCACTCTATGATTTATCATCAAAAGACGAAAACAATAATGTTTCTCTTAAATGTGAGACATTAATGTACAACTGCAAAAATAACATTGTTGTATTACCAGAGGGAAAATTGGCAGTGCTTCAGAATATGGAAGATTATTTAATTGCAGAATCAGATAACGTTTTGTTAATCTGCAAGAAAGATGAAGAACATGCTATACGTAAGTTTGTAAACGATGCCCAAATAAAGATGGGCGAAGATTATATTTAA
- a CDS encoding HIT family protein — MATIFSKIAAGEIPSYKIAENDKFFAFLDINPLVKGHTLVIPKREVDYIFDIEDEELAAMHLFAKSVAKAIEKAIPCKRVGVAVMGLEVPHAHIHLIPINKESDMVISNPKQKLSDEEFVAIASAIKTAWENNKVDL, encoded by the coding sequence ATGGCGACAATATTTAGTAAAATTGCAGCGGGCGAGATACCTAGCTATAAAATAGCTGAGAACGATAAATTCTTTGCTTTCCTTGATATAAATCCTTTGGTTAAGGGACATACATTAGTTATTCCTAAACGTGAAGTAGATTATATTTTTGATATTGAAGATGAAGAATTGGCAGCTATGCACCTTTTTGCAAAAAGTGTAGCTAAGGCTATTGAGAAAGCTATTCCTTGTAAAAGAGTTGGTGTTGCAGTAATGGGACTGGAGGTTCCTCACGCTCACATTCATCTTATTCCAATTAACAAGGAGTCAGATATGGTTATTTCAAATCCTAAACAAAAACTGTCTGACGAAGAATTCGTTGCGATAGCTTCTGCTATTAAAACAGCTTGGGAGAACAATAAGGTCGATTTATAA
- the greA gene encoding transcription elongation factor GreA codes for MAYMSEEGYKKLVEELRILETVNRPEISRQIGEARDKGDLSENAEYDAAKEAQGMLEMKISQLKNIVGNAKIIDESKLKTDSVQILNKVELKNVKNGMKMVYTIVSESEANLKEGKLSVKTPIAKGLLGKKVGDIAEITVPQGKISLEVMNISL; via the coding sequence ATGGCTTATATGTCAGAAGAAGGCTACAAGAAATTAGTTGAGGAACTGAGAATTCTCGAAACTGTAAATCGTCCTGAGATTTCAAGACAGATTGGTGAAGCAAGAGATAAAGGTGACTTGTCTGAAAACGCAGAATATGATGCGGCAAAAGAAGCACAAGGTATGCTTGAAATGAAAATTAGTCAGTTGAAGAATATTGTTGGCAACGCTAAAATTATTGATGAGTCTAAATTGAAGACAGATTCTGTTCAGATTCTGAATAAGGTAGAACTCAAGAATGTTAAGAACGGAATGAAGATGGTATACACTATTGTTTCTGAAAGCGAAGCTAATCTGAAAGAAGGCAAGTTGTCTGTTAAAACTCCGATTGCTAAGGGACTTCTTGGAAAAAAAGTAGGAGATATAGCAGAAATAACAGTTCCACAAGGAAAGATTTCTCTTGAAGTGATGAATATTTCTCTCTAA
- a CDS encoding thioredoxin-like domain-containing protein yields the protein MKKISLFIFGALVLASCNKEPKFNIKGTVSDAEGKMLYLEASGIEGIEALDSVKLKSDGEFSFKQLRPESPEFYRLRIDEKVVNFSVDSTETIDLNAKYGDFSTGYTITGSENCAKIKELTLMQIDLQNKIDGLVKDAQQNKITNDIFQDSVSGMISRYKDKVKTKYIFAAPNMTYAYFALFQRIGDYYAFDPMNSKEDIKCFQAVATSLTNAYPNAVRTKNLYNVVIKGLKNTRPAKRKTLQIPINKISEAGLIDIDLKDVEGVSRKLSQLKGKVVLLDFVVYQSQASAEHNLNLRELYNKYASKGLQIYQVSLDADEHYWKTVTDKLPWICVRDEDGPQSRYISLYNIKNVPTLFLINKNNELNSRFESLKNIESGLQKLL from the coding sequence ATGAAAAAAATTAGTTTATTCATATTTGGAGCTCTTGTTTTAGCATCTTGTAACAAAGAGCCCAAATTCAATATCAAAGGAACTGTATCTGATGCCGAAGGAAAAATGTTGTATCTTGAAGCTTCAGGCATTGAAGGAATTGAAGCACTTGATTCTGTTAAATTGAAAAGTGATGGAGAATTTAGTTTTAAACAGTTGCGTCCGGAATCTCCGGAATTTTATCGATTGAGAATTGATGAGAAAGTAGTCAATTTTTCTGTTGATAGCACTGAGACCATCGATCTTAATGCTAAATATGGTGATTTTTCAACCGGATATACTATTACTGGATCAGAGAACTGTGCAAAAATAAAAGAGCTGACATTAATGCAGATTGATCTTCAAAACAAAATTGATGGACTAGTAAAAGATGCTCAACAAAATAAGATTACAAATGATATATTTCAGGATAGCGTTTCTGGCATGATAAGCAGATATAAAGATAAGGTGAAAACTAAATATATTTTTGCTGCTCCTAATATGACTTATGCTTATTTTGCACTTTTTCAGAGAATTGGAGATTATTATGCTTTCGACCCTATGAATAGTAAGGAAGATATTAAATGTTTCCAGGCTGTGGCTACAAGTTTAACCAATGCATATCCAAATGCTGTAAGAACAAAAAATTTATATAATGTTGTTATCAAGGGATTGAAGAATACCAGACCTGCGAAACGAAAAACGCTGCAAATTCCAATAAATAAGATTTCTGAAGCGGGATTAATAGATATTGATTTGAAAGATGTAGAAGGCGTTTCTCGGAAGTTAAGTCAATTAAAAGGTAAGGTTGTGTTATTGGATTTTGTAGTTTACCAGAGTCAGGCTTCTGCTGAACATAATCTTAACTTACGTGAGCTGTACAATAAATATGCATCCAAAGGTTTGCAGATATATCAGGTTTCTTTAGATGCCGACGAGCATTATTGGAAAACAGTAACAGACAAATTACCTTGGATTTGTGTTCGTGATGAAGATGGACCACAATCAAGATATATTTCATTGTATAATATAAAGAATGTGCCTACTCTGTTCTTGATTAATAAGAATAACGAGCTTAATTCACGTTTTGAAAGTCTTAAAAATATAGAATCTGGATTGCAAAAACTTCTTTAA
- the pnp gene encoding polyribonucleotide nucleotidyltransferase translates to MINPIVKTIELGDGRTITLETGKLAKQADGSVMLRMGNTMLLATVCAAKDAVPGTDFMPLQVEYKEKYAAFGRFPGGFTKREGRASDYEILTCRLVDRALRPLFPDNYHAEVYVNIILFSADGEDMPDALAGLAASAALAVSDIPFNGPISEVRVARIDGKFVVNPTFSELEKADMDIIVAATYDNIMMVEGEMKEASEAELLEAMKVAHEAIKVHCKAQMELAEAVGSTVKREYCHEVNDDELRKAVHEACYDKSYAIAASGNRNKHEREDAFNAIRDEFKAQLSEEELAEKGALIDKYYHDVEKEAMRRCILDEGKRLDGRKTTEIRPIWSEVGYLPGPHGSAIFTRGETQSLTSVTLGTKMDEKIIDNVLAKGKERFLLHYNFPPFSTGEAKAQRGTGRREIGHGNLAHMALKNIIPDNYPYVVRVVSEILESNGSSSMATVCAGTLALMDAGVKIKKPVSGIAMGLIKNAGEDKFAVLSDILGDEDHLGDMDFKVTGTKDGITATQMDIKVDGLSFDILEQALSQAKEGRMHILGKMMETIQEPRADLKDHAPRIETLIIPKEFIGAIIGPGGKIIQGMQEETGATITIEEIEGVGKIEVSGTNKAAIDNAMRLIKGIVAVPEVGEVYKGKVRSVMPYGAFVEFLPGKDGLLHISEIDWKRLETVEEAGIKEGDEIEVKLIDVDSKTGKFKLSKKALMPRPPKKEDK, encoded by the coding sequence ATGATCAACCCAATTGTTAAAACAATCGAGCTAGGAGATGGAAGAACCATCACACTCGAGACGGGAAAATTGGCAAAACAGGCAGACGGTTCTGTAATGCTTCGCATGGGTAACACCATGTTGCTAGCTACTGTTTGTGCCGCTAAAGATGCAGTTCCCGGAACAGATTTTATGCCCTTACAGGTAGAGTACAAAGAAAAATACGCAGCATTTGGCCGCTTCCCTGGTGGTTTCACAAAGAGAGAAGGTAGAGCTTCTGATTATGAAATCCTTACCTGTCGCCTTGTAGACCGCGCTCTACGTCCATTATTCCCAGACAACTACCATGCAGAAGTTTATGTAAACATTATCCTTTTCTCTGCAGATGGTGAAGATATGCCCGATGCTTTAGCAGGACTTGCTGCTTCTGCAGCATTAGCTGTTTCAGACATACCTTTCAACGGACCTATTTCTGAAGTACGTGTTGCACGTATCGACGGTAAGTTTGTTGTTAACCCAACTTTCTCTGAACTTGAAAAAGCCGACATGGATATCATAGTTGCTGCAACTTATGATAACATCATGATGGTTGAAGGTGAAATGAAAGAAGCTTCAGAAGCTGAACTATTGGAAGCAATGAAAGTTGCTCACGAAGCAATCAAAGTGCATTGCAAGGCTCAAATGGAACTAGCTGAAGCTGTAGGTTCAACTGTTAAACGTGAATATTGCCACGAAGTAAACGATGATGAACTTCGCAAAGCTGTTCATGAAGCATGCTATGATAAATCATACGCTATTGCAGCATCAGGAAATAGAAACAAGCACGAACGTGAAGATGCGTTCAATGCTATCCGCGATGAATTCAAAGCTCAGTTATCTGAAGAGGAATTAGCTGAAAAGGGAGCTTTGATCGACAAATATTATCACGATGTAGAAAAAGAAGCTATGCGTCGTTGCATTCTTGATGAAGGCAAACGTCTTGACGGAAGAAAGACTACCGAAATTCGCCCAATCTGGAGTGAAGTAGGTTACTTACCAGGACCTCACGGATCTGCGATCTTTACCCGTGGTGAAACTCAATCTCTGACTTCTGTTACTTTAGGTACCAAGATGGATGAGAAAATCATTGATAATGTATTGGCAAAAGGAAAAGAACGTTTCTTGTTACACTATAATTTCCCTCCATTCAGTACAGGTGAAGCAAAAGCTCAACGAGGCACAGGCCGTCGCGAAATCGGACACGGAAACCTTGCTCACATGGCTTTAAAAAATATAATCCCAGATAACTATCCTTATGTAGTTCGTGTAGTATCTGAGATTCTTGAATCAAACGGTTCTTCTTCAATGGCTACTGTATGTGCCGGAACATTAGCTCTTATGGATGCTGGTGTGAAGATTAAGAAACCAGTTTCTGGTATCGCAATGGGATTAATCAAGAATGCAGGCGAAGATAAATTTGCTGTATTATCTGATATCCTGGGTGATGAAGACCACTTAGGCGATATGGACTTCAAGGTTACAGGAACAAAAGACGGTATTACTGCTACTCAGATGGATATCAAGGTAGACGGACTTTCTTTTGATATTCTGGAACAAGCACTGAGTCAAGCTAAAGAAGGTCGTATGCACATTCTTGGTAAGATGATGGAAACAATTCAAGAGCCTCGTGCTGACTTGAAAGACCATGCTCCACGTATTGAAACATTGATTATTCCTAAAGAATTCATTGGTGCAATTATCGGCCCTGGTGGAAAAATCATTCAAGGAATGCAGGAAGAAACTGGCGCAACTATCACTATCGAAGAGATTGAAGGTGTTGGTAAAATTGAAGTTTCAGGAACAAATAAAGCTGCTATTGATAATGCAATGCGCTTAATCAAGGGTATTGTTGCAGTACCTGAAGTTGGTGAAGTTTATAAAGGCAAAGTACGCTCAGTTATGCCTTATGGTGCATTCGTAGAATTCCTTCCAGGAAAAGACGGATTACTTCACATCTCTGAAATTGACTGGAAACGTCTGGAAACAGTTGAAGAAGCTGGAATCAAAGAAGGCGACGAAATTGAAGTTAAGTTAATCGACGTTGATTCTAAGACTGGTAAGTTCAAACTTTCTAAGAAAGCTTTAATGCCACGTCCACCAAAGAAAGAAGATAAGTAA
- a CDS encoding BNR repeat-containing protein: MMGIKRILYSTLLFAAVISATAQTASSFEGAVLLATAKAAHLNQSKVAEQGKLKIKRVVDIAKVPADFPVNFALYTKGNYQYVAYYDTTHQMVVASRKLNQKKWSYKSLDTKVPWDSHNYISLLVDEAGYIHVVGNMHSSPLVYFKSAKPWDITSIQALHKMTGKEEDVTTYPEFMYGPKGETLFHYRYGRSGNGYEVFNELNVSSQTWSRLIDKPLIDGEGERNAYMQGPILGPDGYFHLLWVWRETPDCSSNHTLSYARSKDLIHWESVNGEKAGFPITLKDSCLVVDATPERSGLINIGIKLGFDSSNRVMIGYHKYDDKGNTQLYLSRNEGGKWNSVKQTNWDYRWDFKGGGTIVNELLIDAPVVKDGKVTMGYHRLNLKDAQIIASESKFAPLGEEPIPSVYPKEMETPDSAFPGMLVYKIKDSGASKKNSQYILRWEALSPNRDQKRTGKLPQPSVLRLYELTK; this comes from the coding sequence ATGATGGGTATTAAACGAATTCTATATTCGACCTTATTATTTGCCGCTGTAATATCAGCAACGGCTCAAACAGCTTCCTCTTTTGAGGGGGCTGTTCTTTTAGCTACTGCAAAAGCGGCTCATTTGAATCAGTCGAAAGTAGCTGAACAGGGTAAATTAAAGATTAAAAGAGTTGTAGATATAGCAAAAGTCCCGGCTGATTTTCCGGTGAACTTTGCTCTTTATACTAAGGGCAATTATCAGTATGTGGCTTACTATGATACTACTCATCAGATGGTTGTGGCTTCCCGTAAGCTGAATCAGAAAAAGTGGAGTTATAAGTCCTTGGATACAAAAGTGCCTTGGGATAGTCATAATTACATCTCATTACTTGTGGATGAAGCCGGATATATTCATGTAGTAGGAAATATGCACTCTTCTCCTCTTGTTTATTTTAAAAGTGCTAAACCTTGGGATATAACTTCTATTCAGGCTCTTCATAAGATGACGGGGAAGGAAGAGGATGTTACTACTTATCCGGAGTTTATGTATGGTCCGAAAGGTGAAACTCTTTTTCATTATCGATATGGTCGTAGTGGCAATGGATATGAAGTGTTTAATGAGTTGAATGTATCTTCTCAAACCTGGAGCAGACTTATTGATAAACCTTTAATTGATGGTGAGGGAGAACGAAATGCCTATATGCAGGGACCAATTCTTGGTCCGGATGGATATTTCCATTTATTATGGGTGTGGCGAGAAACTCCTGATTGCTCAAGTAATCATACGCTCTCTTATGCACGTAGCAAAGATCTTATTCACTGGGAAAGTGTAAATGGAGAGAAAGCTGGTTTTCCGATCACATTGAAAGATAGTTGTCTGGTTGTTGATGCTACACCTGAGAGAAGTGGTCTTATTAACATAGGAATAAAGCTCGGTTTTGATTCTTCTAATCGGGTAATGATTGGTTATCATAAATATGATGATAAAGGGAATACACAGCTTTACTTATCACGCAATGAAGGTGGAAAGTGGAATTCAGTAAAGCAAACCAACTGGGATTACCGTTGGGATTTCAAAGGTGGTGGAACTATTGTCAATGAGTTATTAATTGATGCTCCTGTTGTGAAAGACGGAAAGGTAACAATGGGATATCATCGACTTAACTTGAAAGATGCTCAGATTATTGCCAGTGAGAGTAAATTTGCTCCTTTAGGTGAAGAACCTATTCCTTCTGTTTATCCAAAAGAGATGGAGACTCCGGATTCTGCATTTCCGGGCATGTTGGTTTATAAGATAAAAGATTCAGGAGCTAGCAAAAAGAACAGTCAGTATATACTTCGCTGGGAGGCTCTGTCGCCTAATCGTGATCAGAAACGAACAGGTAAACTTCCTCAACCATCGGTTCTTCGGCTCTATGAATTGACTAAGTAA
- a CDS encoding alpha-N-arabinofuranosidase produces the protein MRKSLLLGTLLAASLSLSAQKKATIEINPEQGTQKISKHIYGHFAEHLGSCIYGGLWVGENSDIPNTKGYRTDVLGALKNLQIPNLRWPGGCFADEYHWTDGIGPKENRPKMVNNNWGGTIEDNSFGTHEFLNLCELLGCEPYISGNVGSGTVEELAKWVEYMTSDGDSPMANLRRKNGRDKAWKVKFLGVGNESWGCGGSMEPAYYADLYRRYSTYCRNYDDNKLFKIASGASDYDYDWTETLMKKIGNKMDGVSLHYYTVKGWDGSKGSATKFSKDDYYWTLGKCLEIEDVVKKHIAIMDKYDAKKKIGLMVDEWGTWWDVEPGTNPGHLFQQNTLRDAFVAALTLNVFNKYGDRIQMANIAQVVNVLQSMILTKGKQMVLTPTYYVFDMYKVHQDATYLPLTLSCDTMKLEKNRAVPMLSASASKDAKGTIHITIANPDIDNAEEVDINIPSLKAAKVSGRILTSKEVDDYNEFGAPEKVQPKEFKDAKITKQGLKVKMPAKSIVVLEII, from the coding sequence ATGAGGAAATCGCTTCTTTTAGGCACTTTGCTTGCCGCAAGCTTATCTCTTTCCGCGCAGAAGAAAGCTACAATCGAAATTAATCCTGAACAAGGAACACAAAAAATCAGTAAACACATTTACGGCCATTTTGCCGAACACCTTGGCAGTTGTATCTATGGTGGACTTTGGGTAGGGGAAAATTCTGATATTCCAAACACGAAAGGTTATCGTACAGATGTGTTGGGCGCTTTAAAGAATTTACAGATTCCAAATCTTCGTTGGCCGGGTGGATGCTTTGCCGATGAATATCACTGGACGGATGGTATCGGGCCTAAAGAGAATCGTCCTAAGATGGTTAATAATAACTGGGGAGGTACAATAGAAGATAATAGCTTTGGTACACACGAGTTCCTTAATCTTTGCGAACTGCTGGGCTGTGAACCTTATATTAGTGGAAATGTAGGTAGTGGTACTGTGGAAGAACTTGCAAAATGGGTGGAATACATGACTTCCGATGGCGATAGTCCTATGGCTAATCTTCGTCGTAAAAATGGTCGTGACAAAGCCTGGAAAGTTAAGTTCCTGGGTGTAGGAAACGAAAGCTGGGGTTGCGGAGGAAGCATGGAACCTGCTTATTATGCTGATTTGTACCGTCGTTATTCTACTTATTGCAGAAATTATGACGATAATAAGTTGTTCAAGATTGCCAGTGGTGCCAGTGATTATGATTATGACTGGACAGAGACTCTGATGAAGAAAATTGGTAATAAGATGGATGGCGTGTCTCTTCATTATTATACTGTGAAAGGATGGGATGGAAGCAAAGGTTCTGCTACTAAATTCTCAAAGGATGATTACTACTGGACTCTAGGCAAATGTTTGGAAATAGAGGATGTTGTGAAGAAGCACATTGCTATCATGGATAAATATGATGCAAAGAAGAAAATTGGATTGATGGTCGATGAATGGGGAACTTGGTGGGATGTAGAACCGGGTACAAATCCTGGACACCTTTTTCAACAGAATACTTTGCGTGACGCTTTTGTAGCTGCTCTTACCTTGAATGTATTTAATAAATATGGTGATCGTATTCAAATGGCTAATATTGCTCAGGTTGTTAATGTGCTTCAGTCAATGATTCTCACCAAAGGAAAGCAAATGGTGCTTACTCCAACTTACTATGTATTTGATATGTATAAAGTACATCAGGATGCTACTTACCTTCCGCTTACTCTTTCTTGTGATACAATGAAACTAGAAAAGAATCGTGCGGTTCCTATGTTGAGTGCTTCTGCGTCTAAAGATGCTAAGGGAACTATACATATAACAATTGCAAATCCAGATATTGACAATGCTGAAGAAGTGGATATTAATATTCCTTCATTAAAAGCTGCGAAGGTAAGTGGCCGTATCCTTACTTCTAAAGAGGTAGATGATTATAATGAATTTGGTGCTCCTGAAAAGGTTCAGCCAAAGGAATTTAAGGATGCAAAAATTACTAAACAAGGCTTAAAGGTGAAGATGCCAGCTAAGTCGATTGTTGTATTGGAGATAATTTAA
- a CDS encoding ATP-binding protein, whose protein sequence is MKFYNRTKEIADLQRIREMSYNDHSKLTVLTGRRRIGKTSLILNALKDEAVVYLFVSRKSEADLCKGFCSEIEKQLSVFVPMMNSFIEVFRFLLEQGKTKKFSLVIDEFQEFININESIYSEIQNYWDQYRTTTHINLIVSGSVYSLMIKIFQDKKEPLFGRADAMMKLTPFTTSVLKEIMSDYKPDYTNDELLALYTYTGGVPKYVELLVDNKALTIHKMIKYICQSDSPFIDEGRNLLIQEFGKKYGNYFSILDAISSGMNTQSQIEAFMGEKSIGGQLNKLETVYEVIKKQRPLFAKEGSQTVRYEVSDNFLRFWFRYIERNRTLIELGNYEGLSKLINDDYPTYSGKTLELYFKQKLQESFEYRAIGSWWEPKGDQNEVDIVAVTLDNKKALVAEVKRQKKNFKPQLLENKVEVLKNKVLSKYEINSLCLDIEDM, encoded by the coding sequence ATGAAGTTTTATAATCGTACCAAAGAAATAGCTGATCTTCAGCGAATAAGAGAAATGTCATACAATGACCACTCTAAATTAACTGTGCTTACGGGACGACGTAGAATAGGGAAGACATCGCTTATTCTTAATGCGCTTAAAGACGAAGCGGTTGTTTATCTTTTTGTGAGCCGAAAGAGTGAGGCCGATTTATGCAAAGGCTTTTGTAGTGAGATAGAAAAACAATTATCGGTATTTGTTCCAATGATGAACTCTTTTATCGAGGTTTTCCGCTTCTTGTTGGAACAGGGTAAGACCAAAAAGTTTTCATTGGTTATTGACGAGTTTCAAGAGTTTATTAACATTAACGAATCGATATATAGCGAAATTCAGAATTACTGGGATCAATATCGCACTACTACCCATATTAATCTTATAGTAAGCGGATCAGTCTATTCGCTCATGATAAAAATCTTTCAGGATAAGAAAGAACCCCTGTTCGGTCGTGCAGATGCAATGATGAAGCTTACTCCGTTCACCACCTCTGTGTTGAAAGAGATAATGAGCGATTATAAACCGGACTACACCAACGATGAATTACTAGCGCTTTATACCTACACAGGTGGTGTTCCCAAGTATGTAGAACTTTTGGTAGATAACAAAGCTCTCACTATTCATAAAATGATAAAGTACATTTGCCAAAGTGATTCTCCTTTTATTGATGAAGGGCGAAATCTTTTAATTCAAGAGTTTGGTAAGAAGTACGGTAATTATTTCTCTATATTAGATGCTATATCATCCGGCATGAATACTCAATCTCAAATTGAAGCTTTTATGGGCGAGAAAAGTATAGGAGGACAATTGAATAAATTGGAGACAGTTTACGAGGTTATCAAGAAGCAAAGACCACTATTTGCCAAGGAAGGTTCGCAAACGGTGAGGTACGAGGTGTCTGATAATTTTCTTCGTTTCTGGTTCAGATATATTGAACGTAACAGAACACTTATTGAATTAGGAAACTATGAGGGCTTGTCGAAATTAATAAATGATGATTATCCAACTTATTCAGGCAAAACACTTGAGCTATATTTTAAGCAGAAGCTGCAGGAAAGTTTTGAATACAGGGCTATCGGTTCGTGGTGGGAACCAAAGGGCGATCAAAACGAAGTGGATATTGTTGCCGTTACGCTTGACAACAAAAAAGCATTAGTCGCTGAGGTAAAGAGGCAGAAAAAGAACTTTAAGCCTCAATTACTCGAAAATAAGGTTGAGGTATTGAAGAATAAGGTACTGAGTAAGTACGAAATTAATTCTCTTTGTTTGGATATTGAAGATATGTGA
- a CDS encoding aldo/keto reductase: MEYEPAKDRYFGKMQYKYCGNSGLLLPRISLGLWHNFGDVDDFGVATDMVKHAFDNGVTHFDLANNYGPSPGSAEINFGKILKNNFQGYRDEMIISSKAGHEMWAGPYGDGSSRKNLMASIDQSLRRTGLEYFDIFYSHRYDGVTPVEETIQALIDIVKRGKALYAGISKYPPEKARIAYQMLKDNGVPCLINQSRYSMFDREVENGTLALADEFGAGFIAFSPLAQGILTNKYLHGIPEDSRAAKSTGFLKKDQVTEDKIVIARQLNEIAENRGQTLAQMALAWVLKDERVTSVIVGASSVKQLSDNLKTVENLEFTDDEVNQINFLISPIKP; the protein is encoded by the coding sequence ATGGAATACGAACCTGCAAAGGACCGGTATTTCGGCAAGATGCAATATAAATATTGCGGAAACAGCGGTCTGTTACTTCCCCGTATTTCTTTGGGACTGTGGCATAATTTCGGTGATGTAGACGATTTTGGCGTTGCTACCGATATGGTTAAACATGCTTTCGATAATGGTGTTACCCATTTCGACTTAGCAAATAATTATGGTCCTAGCCCAGGTTCAGCAGAAATAAACTTCGGAAAAATCTTAAAAAATAACTTTCAGGGGTATCGTGACGAGATGATTATCTCTTCCAAAGCCGGACACGAAATGTGGGCTGGCCCTTATGGTGATGGAAGCTCCCGAAAGAATCTAATGGCAAGCATCGACCAAAGCCTTCGTAGAACAGGTCTCGAATACTTTGATATCTTTTATTCTCATCGTTATGATGGGGTTACTCCGGTAGAGGAAACAATACAAGCACTTATCGATATTGTAAAAAGAGGTAAAGCTCTTTATGCAGGTATCTCCAAGTATCCACCCGAAAAAGCCAGAATTGCATATCAGATGCTAAAGGACAATGGTGTGCCTTGTCTGATAAATCAATCCCGATATAGCATGTTCGACCGCGAAGTGGAGAATGGAACGTTGGCTCTGGCAGACGAATTTGGAGCAGGTTTTATTGCATTCTCTCCATTGGCGCAAGGTATACTGACTAATAAATACCTACATGGTATTCCTGAAGATTCCCGTGCCGCTAAATCTACAGGATTCCTGAAAAAAGATCAGGTAACAGAAGATAAGATAGTAATTGCTCGTCAATTGAATGAAATAGCGGAGAATCGAGGGCAAACTCTTGCTCAGATGGCTTTGGCATGGGTTCTCAAAGACGAACGGGTTACATCTGTAATTGTTGGTGCAAGTTCTGTAAAGCAATTAAGCGATAATTTAAAAACTGTAGAGAATTTAGAGTTTACAGATGACGAAGTTAATCAAATCAATTTTCTGATCTCTCCAATAAAGCCATAG